One part of the Solea solea chromosome 16, fSolSol10.1, whole genome shotgun sequence genome encodes these proteins:
- the LOC131475363 gene encoding GTPase IMAP family member 7-like codes for MSSSENAASCEVCKASPSTSEPEPLRIVLLGRTGTGRSSSGNTILGRSAFWVDVSPSSVTTQCKRQTGTLNGRSLSVIDTPGFFHTQLRPQEVIAEVGRCVALATPGPHAFLVTLQPGRFTQEEKDTLEWMKATFGHKVVRFTMVLFTWGDLLLGKDIGDFLEENHELVEFVSSCQGGFHIFDNSVQDKATACTKQVVELLKKVDKIVADNGGGCYSNEMFNKAERAIRDAQEMILEESGPKVEYPQRLTEGKEEPGPERRRQREDEEERRREEEEAKKRAERLFWCELVTALGKGAAEGAGVMGKDKGKGKVVKKVKVVERAAALAASPLCISSAAKMVSGAVREGSKVFYKHRKTLLH; via the exons ATGTCATCCTCTGAAAATGCTGCGTCATGTGAAG TCTGTAAAGCGTCACCTTCAACTTCAGAGCCTGAACCCCTGAGGATTGTTCTGCTGGGGAGAACAGGAACCGGCAGAAGCTCCTCAGGCAACACCATCCTGGGCAGGTCCGCTTTCTGGGTGGACGTCTCCCCCTCTTCTGTGACCACACAATGCAAGAGACAAACGGGGACACTGAATGGGCGCAGCCTTTCTGTGATAGACACGCCAGGATTCTTCCACACACAGCTACGCCCTCAAGAGGTCATAGCAGAGGTGGGGCGCTGTGTTGCTCTGGCCACTCCGGGACCCCATGCCTTCTTGGTGACCCTACAGCCAGGCAGGTTCACACAGGAGGAAAAGGACACCCTGGAGTGGATGAAGGCTACTTTTGGACACAAAGTAGTCAGGTTTACCATGGTGCTCTTCACTTGGGGAGACCTTCTACTGGGCAAAGACATCGGGGATTTCCTGGAGGAGAACCACGAGCTGGTGGAGTTTGTCAGCAGCTGCCAGGGAGGGTTTCATATCTTTGACAACAGCGTACAGGACAAGGCAACAGCATGCACAAAACAGGTTGTGGAGCTACTGAAGAAAGTGGACAAAATAGTGGCTGACAATGGAGGTGGTTGCTATAGCAATGAGATGTTTAACAAAGCTGAGAGGGCCATCAGGGATGCACAAGAGATGATTCTGGAAGAAAGTGGACCAAAGGTGGAATACCCTCAGAGGCTGACTGAAGGTAAGGAAGAGCCGGggccagagaggaggagacagagggaagacgaagaagagaggagaagagaggaggaagaggccaAGAAGAGGGCAGAGAGGCTTTTCTGGTGTGAGCTGGTGACTGCACTGGGAAAAGGTGCTGCAGAGGGGGCAGGGGTCATGGGGAAGGACAAAGGGAAAGGCAAGgttgtgaagaaagtgaaggtGGTGGAGAGAGCAGCCGCTCTGGCAGCATCGCCACTCTGCATCAGTTCCGCTGCAAAAATGGTGAGTGGGGCTGTGAGAGAGGGAAGTAAGGTCTTTTACAAGCACCGAAAAACATTACTGCATTGA